In Cynocephalus volans isolate mCynVol1 chromosome 3, mCynVol1.pri, whole genome shotgun sequence, one DNA window encodes the following:
- the BNC1 gene encoding zinc finger protein basonuclin-1: MRRRPPSRGGRGAARTRETRREPRHCSGHRMAEAIGCSLNCSCQSFKPGKINHRQCEQCRHGWVAHALSKLRIPSMYPTSQVEIVQSNVVFDISSLMLYGTQAIPVRLKILLDRLFSVLKQDEVLQILHALDWTLQDYIRGYVLQDASGKVLDHWSIMTSEEEVATLQQFLRFGETKSIVELMAIQEKEEQSIIIPPSTTNVDIRAFIESCSHRSSSIPTPVDKGNPSSMHPFENLINNMTFMLPFQFFNPLPPALIGSLPEQYMLEQSHDQDQDPKQEIHGPFPDSSFLTSNSTSFQVEKEYLNCPDAITKKEDNAHLSDSNSYNIVAKLERTQLSPETKVKPERNSLGTKKGRVFCTACEKTFYDKGTLKIHYNAVHLKIKHKCTIEGCNMVFSSLRSRNRHSANPNPRLHMPMNRNNRDKDLRNSLTLASSENYKRPGFLLTSPDCRPLPSYSGLGEDSKGQSAFPSIGQNGVLFPNLKTVQPVLPFYRSPSTPAELANTPGMLPSLPLLSSSIPEQLVSNEVPFDALPKKKSRKSSMPIKIEKEAVEIANEKRHNLSSDEDMPLQVVSEDEPEACSPQSGRAPEEQHTQSESLRKSLTEGERPCHLPSVIESSGTISQTPEQATHNSERETEQKLALTMVPREVEDGGREHHFTHGMEPRVSFPDYMELQQRLLAGGLFSALSNRGMAFPFLEDPKELEHMGQHALVRQKEENPFQCNICKKTFKNACSIKMHQKNIHAKETHTCTVEGCNATFPSRRSRDRHSSNVNLHQKGLNQEALESSEDHFRAAYFLKDVAKEAYQDVAFTQQASQTSVIFKGTSRMGSLVYPITQVHSASLESYNSGPLSEGTILDLSTTSSMKSESSSHSSWDSDGASEEGTVLMEDSDGNSEGPSLVPGEDEYPICVLMEKADQSLASLPSGYPITCHLCQKTYSNKGTFRAHYKTVHLRQLHKCKVPGCNTMFSSVRSRNRHSQNPNLHKSLASSPSHLQ, translated from the exons ATGCGGCGGCGGCCGCCGAGCCGGGGCGGACGCGGGGCGGCCCGGACCAGGGAGACGCGCCGGGAGCCCCGGCACTGCAGCGGCCACAGGATGGCCGAG GCTATCGGCTGTTCTCTGAACTGTAGTTGCCAAAGTTTCAAACCTGGGAAAATAAACCACCGTCAGTGTGAACAGTGCAGACATGGATGGGTGGCCCATG CTCTTAGTAAGCTGAGGATCCCCTCCATGTATCCAACAAGCCAGGTGGAGATTGTCCAATCCAATGTGGTGTTTGATATTAGCAGCCTCATGCTCTATGGGACCCAGGCCATCCCTGTTCGCCTGAAAATCCTACTGGACCGGCTCTTCAGTGTGTTGAAGCAAGATGAGGTTCTCCAGATCCTCCATGCTTTGGACTGGACCCTTCAGGATTACATCCGTGGATACGTACTACAG GATGCATCAGGAAAGGTGTTGGATCACTGGAGCATCATGACCAGTGAGGAAGAAGTGGCCACCTTGCAGCAGTTCCTTCGTTTTGGAGAGACCAAGTCCATAGTTGAGCTCATGGCAATtcaagagaaagaagaacaatCTATCATCATACCACCTTCCACAACGAACGTAGATATCAGGGCTTTCATCGAGAGCTGCAGCCATAGGAGTTCTAGCATCCCCACTCCTGTGGACAAAGGAAACCCCAGCAGTATGCACCCCTTTGAGAACCTCATAAACAACATGACTTTCATGCTGCCTTTCCAATTCTTCAACCCTCTGCCTCCTGCACTGATAGGGTCGCTTCCCGAACAATACATGCTGGAGCAGAGTCATGACCAAGATCAGGACCCCAAACAGGAAATCCACGGGCCCTTTCCTGACAGCAGCTTCTTAACTTCCAATTCCACATCATTTCAGGTTGAAAAAGAGTATTTAAACTGTCCAGATGCTATTACTAAAAAAGAAGACAATGCCCATTTAAGTGACTCTAATTCATACAACATTGTCGCAAAGCTTGAAAGGACACAGTTATCCCCTGAGACCAAAGTGAAGCCCGAGAGGAACAGCCTTGGCACAAAGAAGGGCCGGGTGTTTTGCACTGCATGCGAGAAGACCTTCTATGACAAAGGTACCCTCAAGATCCACTACAATGCTGTCCACCTGAAGATCAAGCATAAATGTACCATCGAAGGGTGTAACATGGTATTTAGCTCCCTGAGGAGTCGGAACCGCCATAGTGCCAACCCCAACCCTCGGCTGCACATGCCAATGAATAGAAATAACCGGGACAAAGATCTCAGGAACAGCCTGACTCTGGCCAGTTCTGAGAACTACAAGCGCCCAGGTTTCTTGCTGACATCTCCAGACTGTAGGCCTCTCCCCAGCTACAGTGGTTTAGGGGAGGATTCCAAAGGCCAGTCAGCCTTCCCAAGCATTGGACAAAATGGTGTGCTTTTTCCCAACCTAAAGACAGTCCAGCCAGTCCTTCCTTTCTACCGCAGTCCATCCACTCCCGCTGAGCTGGCAAACACGCCTGGGATGCTGCCTTCTCTCCCTCTGTTGTCCTCTTCAATCCCAGAACAGCTGGTTTCAAACGAAGTGCCATTCGATGCCCTTCCCAAGAAGAAATCCCGTAAGTCCAGTATGCCTATCAAAATAGAGAAGGAAGCTGTGGAAATAGCTAATGAGAAGAGGCACAACCTCAGCTCGGATGAAGACATGCCCCTGCAGGTGGTCAGTGAAGATGAGCCAGAGGCCTGCAGTCCTCAGTCAGGCAGAGCACCCGAGGAGCAGCACACACAGTCCGAAAGCTTAAGGAAGTCTCTCACTGAAGGAGAAAGGCCCTGCCATCTCCCATCAGTGATTGAGTCCAGTGGAACCATTAGCCAAACCCCTGAGCAGGCCACACACAACTCAGAGAGGGAGACTGAACAGAAGCTGGCATTGACCATGGTGCCAAGGGAGGTTGAGGATGGTGGCCGTGAACACCACTTCACACATGGGATGGAACCCCGAGTTTCTTTTCCTGACTACATGGAACTGCAACAGCGCCTGCTGGCTGGGGGACTCTTCAGTGCTTTGTCCAACAGGGGAATGGCTTTTCCTTTTCTCGAAGATCCTAAAGAACTGGAGCACATGGGTCAGCATGCATTAGTgaggcaaaaggaagaaaatccctTCCAGTGTAACATCTGCAAAAAGACCTTTAAAAACGCTTGCAGTATAAAAATGCACCAAAAGAATATACATGCCAAAGAAACACACACGTGCACAGTGGAGGGCTGTAATGCCACCTTCCCCTCCCGCAGGAGCAGAGACAG ACACAGTTCAAATGTAAACCTCCACCAAAAAGGCTTGAACCAAGAAGCATTGGAAAGCAGTGAAGATCATTTCCGTGCGGCTTACTTTCTGAAAGATGTGGCTAAGGAGGCCTATCAGGATGTGGCCTTCACACAGCAAGCCTCCCAGACATCTGTCATCTTCAAGGGAACAAGTCGAATGGGCAGTCTGGTTTACCCAATAACCCAAGTCCACAGTGCCAGTCTGGAGAGCTACAACTCTGGTCCCCTGAGTGAGGGTACCATCCTGGATTTGAGCACTACCTCAAGCATGAAGTCAGAGAGCAGCAGCCATTCCTCTTGGGACTCTGATGGGGCAAGTGAGGAAGGCACCGTGCTTATGGAGGACAGTGATGGGAACTCTGAAGGGCCGAGCCTTGTCCCTGGGGAAGACGAGTACCCCATCTGTGTGCTGATGGAGAAGGCTGACCAGAGCCTTGCCAGTCTACCTTCTGGTTATCCCATTACTTGTCACCTCTGCCAAAAGACATATAGTAATAAAGGGACCTTTAGGGCCCACTACAAAACTGTGCACCTCCGCCAGCTCCACAAATGCAAAGTGCCAGGCTGCAACACTATGTTTTCATCTGTTCGCAGTCGAAACAGACACAGCCAGAATCCCAACCTGCACAAAAGCCTGGCCTCATCTCCAAGTCACCTTCAGTAA